From Campylobacter sp. MIT 12-8780, the proteins below share one genomic window:
- a CDS encoding CorA family divalent cation transporter: MLMTENLKTFLQNNFNNSIFGEFFGKKLLIIALLRNKELDKNENLIFCFEEDQIFKFKDQDFMQISLNDFNLELKNIFDLLKTRLNHYQDLLEHKENSVLKGKNIENILRKIFILRQKIAKALKLASQLHESLGALANEQNELKKSLKFIIFTALSLEKNAKELSLRVDSLYTLIIGIKNEKMNKNIYILSIISTIVLPLNLIVGFFGMNTGGLFLAQNEYGSLIILLTMCAIALLGVGYYYTKAKERLNLDEDFKKLTKDKNEKYLE; the protein is encoded by the coding sequence TTGCAAAATAATTTTAATAATTCTATTTTTGGAGAATTTTTTGGCAAAAAGCTCCTTATCATCGCTCTTTTGCGAAACAAAGAACTTGATAAGAATGAGAATTTAATCTTTTGCTTTGAAGAAGATCAAATCTTTAAATTCAAAGATCAAGACTTTATGCAAATTTCACTTAATGATTTTAATCTTGAGCTTAAAAACATCTTTGACTTACTTAAAACAAGGCTTAATCATTATCAAGATTTGCTTGAGCATAAAGAAAATAGCGTCTTAAAGGGTAAAAATATAGAAAATATCTTAAGAAAAATTTTCATACTTAGGCAAAAGATTGCAAAAGCTCTTAAGCTTGCTAGCCAGCTTCACGAAAGCCTTGGTGCCTTAGCCAACGAGCAAAATGAGCTCAAAAAAAGCCTTAAATTCATCATCTTTACTGCTTTAAGTTTAGAAAAAAACGCCAAAGAACTCAGCCTACGAGTAGATAGCCTTTATACGCTTATCATTGGGATAAAAAATGAAAAAATGAATAAAAATATCTATATACTCAGCATCATCTCAACCATAGTCTTACCGCTCAATCTCATCGTTGGCTTTTTTGGTATGAATACAGGCGGACTTTTTCTAGCACAAAATGAATATGGAAGTCTCATCATCTTGCTTACAATGTGTGCAATCGCTTTGCTTGGCGTGGGTTATTATTACACAAAAGCTAAAGAAAGACTGAATTTGGACGAGGATTTCAAAAAGCTTACAAAAGATAAAAATGAAAAATATCTTGAGTGA